Proteins from a single region of Oryza brachyantha chromosome 6, ObraRS2, whole genome shotgun sequence:
- the LOC102712642 gene encoding uncharacterized protein LOC102712642, with protein sequence MQSQMMYAGERSAAREMETEMMARDQKQMGCSPLGRFISRVFMRRGRQGRMRGDRMDYGAMAYPTAQTCYVRPAAAFSTATANAHAMRPEPLQAHAVAVPGAPYGAASPRGGGSKRKKKKKSKNKRVRFAPAGAEPVPTDAPPPHGHLHAPAAAAASGGSAGHPPHQQHYYPSAATATASAGAEPYSTSTAAAHGHGGRYACAASPLARWEMLGASSAGTPRRYEYFSGEYRWYYPTPVREGIYGLATDANRLTAIFSEENPNACAIV encoded by the exons ATGCAGTCACAGATGATGTATGCAGGTGAGAGATCGGCGGCGAGAGAGATGGAGACGGAGATGATGGCTCGGGATCAGAAGCAGATGGGCTGCTCTCCCTTGGGCAGGTTCATTTCTAGAGTATTCATGCGCAGAG GGCGGCAAGGGCGCATGCGGGGCGACAGGATGGACTATGGCGCCATGGCCTACCCTACCGCGCAGACGTGCTACGTGCGCCCGGCAGCCGCCTTcagcaccgccaccgccaacgCCCACGCCATGCGGCCGGAGCCGCTGCAAGCGCACGCCGTGGCCGTGCCCGGCGCGCCGTAcggcgccgcgtcgccccgcggcggcggcagcaagcgcaagaagaagaagaagtccAAGAACAAGCGCGTGCGGTTCGCGCCGGCAGGGGCGGAGCCGGTGCCCACGgacgcgccaccgccgcacggGCATCTCCACGcaccggcagcagcagctgcgagcggcggcagcgccggccATCCCCCCCACCAACAGCACTACTACCCGTCCGCCGCCACTGCCActgcctccgccggcgccgagccgTACTCCACCTCCACGGCTGCGGCccacgggcacggcggcaGGTACGCGTGCGCGGCGTCGCCGCTGGCGCGGTGGGAGATGCTGGGCGCGTCGTCGGCGGGCACGCCGCGGCGGTACGAGTACTTCTCCGGCGAGTACCGGTGGTACTACCCGACGCCGGTGCGCGAGGGCATCTACGGCCTCGCCACGGACGCCAACCGGCTCACCGCCATCTTCAGCGAGGAGAATCCCAACGCCTGCGCCATCGTCTGA